The Styela clava chromosome 2, kaStyClav1.hap1.2, whole genome shotgun sequence genome contains a region encoding:
- the LOC120336735 gene encoding NADH dehydrogenase [ubiquinone] flavoprotein 2, mitochondrial-like — protein sequence MLSIGKSLFNRRFSDFISTGIRAFHTSQVRSSDALFNHVDTPENNPDTPFEFTKENLARIDAIVANYPVGHEAAAIMPVLDIAQRQHGWLPISAMNKVAEVLKVTPMRIYEVATFYTMYMRNPVGKYNVQICTTTPCMLCGSEDIKQAIMKNLGIKVGETTPDKQFSLSEVECLGACVNAPMVQINDDYYEDLKVSDMEEILEDLKAGKKPKAGPRSSRFACEPLGGLTSLSTPPTGPGFGVRSDL from the coding sequence ATGCTCTCAATTGGAAAATCATTGTTTAATCGAagattttcagattttatttcTACTGGAATTCGAGCGTTCCATACATCACAGGTACGGTCATCAGATGCTTTATTCAACCATGTAGATACCCCAGAAAACAATCCAGATACACCATTTGAGTTCACAAAAGAAAATCTTGCTCGAATTGATGCTATTGTTGCAAATTATCCAGTAGGTCATGAAGCTGCTGCGATAATGCCTGTGCTTGATATTGCACAGAGACAACATGGTTGGCTGCCTATATCTGCAATGAACAAAGTAGCAGAAGTATTGAAAGTCACACCAATGAGAATATATGAGGTAGCTACATTTTATACAATGTATATGCGAAATCCAGTTGGAAAATATAATGTACAGATCTGCACAACTACTCCGTGTATGCTCTGTGGATCAGAGGACATTAAACAAGCAATTATGAAAAATCTTGGAATTAAAGTAGGGGAGACGACTCCAGACAAGCAGTTTTCACTCAGTGAAGTGGAATGCCTTGGTGCATGTGTTAATGCCCCTATGGTGCAAATCAATGATGACTATTATGAAGATTTGAAGGTGTCTGATATGGAGGAAATTCTTGAGGACTTAAAAGCAGGTAAAAAGCCAAAAGCCGGACCTAGAAGTTCTAGGTTTGCATGTGAACCTTTAGGGGGACTAACTTCACTGTCGACACCACCTACTGGTCCTGGATTCGGAGTACGTAGTGATTTATAA
- the LOC120336723 gene encoding uncharacterized protein LOC120336723, with amino-acid sequence MTRQILWGKAICLFIFLSYARAKTPEVCEYNGNMCDVSTECLGKLWNDANTYGCRGMTYPTLYETRGKTEFWIGLSRPQGYNSSNLTFSVVQEIDHTWSNVQGCCSLRLGEFCELPPFKKQGIYHIFAPYGRNEHEYCEYEIQEYQAVELKWCFLDDEGVCLSLDDGVIHVDEKFGYDRGEITSIDFLFFEVPSKHGQLGDVSPDGVTVNIPNITLDGNNVIVNNSVVKADMVKNTDRFNILEHFEKHNTNCGKLICVFYRINRFHNKFSETPICASADLSSAECSTSEGQKPTSSLNTPVIVVFVMFGVIILIIIAVIKRNSCHLPLSQHCKRSQRMAGKLKVKTANFNDPNEKVGDEDNSKHLLQNGDQSLV; translated from the exons atgacaCGACAAATTTTGTGGGGGAAGGCGATTTGCTTATTCATATTTCTTAGTTATGCTAGGGCAAAAACTCCCGAAGTGTGTGAATACAATGGTAATATGTGCGATGTTTCAACGGAATGCCTTGGGAAATTATGGA ATGACGCCAACACGTACGGATGCCGTGGCATGACTTATCCAACGTTATATGAAACCAGAGGAAAGACGGAATTTTGGATCGGTCTTTCACGCCCACAAGGATATAATTCCAGCAATTTGACTTTCTCGGTTGTTCA AGAAATAGATCACACTTGGTCGAATGTACAAGGTTGTTGCTCGTTGCGGCTGGGAGAGTTTTGCGAATTGCCGCCTTTCAAAAAACAAGGAATTTATCACATATTTGCCCCGTACGGGCGTAATGAACACGAATATTGTGAATATGAAATTCAAG AATATCAGGCCGTCGAATTGAAATGGTGTTTTCTGGATGATGAAGGAGTCTGTTTATCTCTTGACGATGGGGTTATTCATGTTGACGAAAAATTTGGTTATGATAGAGGAGAAATAACATC AATTGATTTCCTGTTCTTCGAAGTTCCATCTAAACATGGCCAACTGGGGGATGTGAGCCCTGATGGTGTCACTGTAAACATCCCGAATATTACATTAGATGGAAACAATGTTATCGTTAATAATAGTGTTGTGAAAGCTGATATGGTGAAAAATACTGATCGCTTCAACATACTTGAACACTTTGAGAAGCACAACACAAATTGTGGAAAATTGATTTGTGTATTTTATCGAATCAATCGGTTTCATAATAAATTCAGTGAAACGCCGATTTGTGCGTCAG CTGATCTATCGTCTGCGGAATGTTCTACAAGTGAAGGTCAAAAACCAACCTCTTCATTAAACACTCCTGTTATCGTGGTATTTGTCATGTTTGGTGTTATCATTTTGATAATTATTGCGGTTATTAAACGAAATTCGTGTCATCTACCACTATCACAACATTGTAAAAGGAGCCAACGCATG GCTGGTAAGCTGAAAGTCAAAACTGCGAATTTTAACGATCCTAATGAAAA GGTTGGTGACGAAGACAACAGTAAACATTTATTACAAAACGGAGATCAAAGTTTAGTGTGA